In Candidatus Sedimenticola sp. (ex Thyasira tokunagai), the following proteins share a genomic window:
- a CDS encoding thioredoxin fold domain-containing protein, with protein MKKSRPYRAVTGALLLWFLLATGAISAETEPDEAFEFDDTPTSSPLDHPKWFKESFLDLPDDLAEALAAGKRGIIVYFGQRHCPYCQKLMEVNFGQEEIVTYTRKHFDLIPIDTRGVMDVTDFDDNTLSEHDYALREETQFTPSLIFYNEEGKIALRLRGYYPPYKFLAALEYVADDHYRNESFAGYLQRAEGSMAFEPGELSEEPFFTPPPYALDRSRITAGEPLAVFFEQGECHACDILHAQPLQNPKITRLLENFENVQLDIHADTPVLTPAGRRTTAKAWAQKLGLFYTPSIIFFDESGDEIMRLDSVVQFFRLHQVLSYIASGDYKKEPSYLKWRAKQVR; from the coding sequence ATGAAAAAGAGTCGCCCATATAGAGCCGTCACCGGAGCACTCCTGCTATGGTTCCTACTTGCCACAGGCGCAATCTCAGCAGAAACCGAGCCGGACGAGGCGTTCGAGTTTGACGATACTCCAACGTCATCCCCCCTTGACCACCCCAAGTGGTTCAAGGAGAGTTTTCTCGACCTGCCGGATGATCTGGCAGAGGCGCTGGCTGCTGGCAAGAGAGGTATTATCGTCTACTTTGGACAGCGACACTGCCCCTACTGCCAGAAGCTGATGGAGGTAAACTTTGGCCAGGAGGAGATTGTCACCTACACCCGCAAACACTTTGACCTGATTCCTATAGATACCCGCGGTGTAATGGATGTCACTGACTTTGACGACAACACGCTCAGTGAACACGACTACGCACTCCGTGAAGAGACCCAATTCACCCCATCGCTGATCTTCTATAACGAAGAGGGCAAGATCGCCCTGCGCCTGCGGGGCTACTACCCCCCCTATAAATTTCTTGCAGCACTGGAATACGTGGCCGACGACCACTACCGAAACGAGTCTTTCGCCGGCTATCTGCAGCGGGCGGAGGGGAGCATGGCCTTTGAGCCGGGCGAGTTGAGTGAAGAGCCCTTCTTCACGCCACCTCCCTATGCCCTCGACCGCAGCCGCATAACGGCGGGAGAACCCTTGGCGGTCTTCTTCGAACAAGGCGAATGCCACGCCTGCGACATACTCCATGCCCAACCACTGCAAAACCCGAAGATCACCCGCCTGCTCGAGAATTTTGAGAATGTGCAGCTCGACATCCATGCCGACACCCCGGTGCTGACACCGGCCGGCCGGCGCACAACAGCAAAAGCCTGGGCACAAAAACTGGGGCTCTTCTACACCCCATCAATCATATTTTTCGACGAATCAGGCGACGAGATTATGCGCCTCGACTCCGTAGTCCAGTTCTTCCGCCTGCATCAGGTACTAAGCTACATCGCCAGCGGTGACTACAAAAAAGAACCTAGCTATCTGAAATGGCGCGCAAAGCAGGTGCGCTAA
- the nudE gene encoding ADP compounds hydrolase NudE, whose translation MQKKPTTHDRRLVSSTGIFKIEEMDLQFSNGEKRCYQRVVGSPQGAVMIVPLLNNDTLLLIREYAAGMDRYELAFPKGRIESGEETLAAANREIQEEIGYAARNLELISSVTVAPGYMFHQTHIVLASDLYPQKIEGDEPEEIEVVPWPLSEIETLLQATDFTEARSIAALFLIHRHLQQ comes from the coding sequence ATGCAAAAAAAGCCGACTACCCATGACCGACGTCTGGTATCCAGTACCGGAATCTTCAAAATCGAAGAGATGGACCTGCAATTCTCCAATGGAGAAAAAAGATGCTACCAGCGTGTCGTTGGCAGCCCCCAGGGGGCGGTAATGATCGTGCCGTTACTAAATAACGACACCCTACTGTTGATTAGGGAGTATGCGGCGGGAATGGATCGCTACGAACTGGCCTTCCCCAAGGGGCGCATCGAAAGTGGAGAAGAGACATTGGCAGCGGCTAACCGCGAGATCCAGGAGGAGATCGGCTACGCTGCTCGCAATCTGGAGCTGATCTCCTCGGTCACCGTAGCACCAGGCTACATGTTTCATCAGACCCACATCGTATTGGCAAGCGATCTCTATCCACAGAAGATAGAGGGGGACGAACCGGAAGAGATCGAAGTAGTACCCTGGCCATTGTCTGAAATAGAAACACTGCTGCAAGCAACTGATTTCACCGAGGCCCGCTCCATCGCCGCTCTCTTTCTGATACATCGCCACCTGCAACAATGA